The following proteins come from a genomic window of Macadamia integrifolia cultivar HAES 741 chromosome 14, SCU_Mint_v3, whole genome shotgun sequence:
- the LOC122061021 gene encoding pentatricopeptide repeat-containing protein At1g51965, mitochondrial, with protein sequence MRHHLTGICYFVSKRRFATKYGGRVVSEAQNGRAVAVKVEAPEDLLKDVRGYTLPRHYLICKVSRILQSPVSSDPFFELSEYLNTLDLTITTSEASEILKALNSPCKAIEFFRFCSSSIPGFRHDCFTYNRVLTILAKSSAPDSIQLVRGIVDEMEQSGLRGSISTVNILIGIFGSSIEWTMELEKCLGFVKKWDLRFNSYTYKCLLQAYLRFNDSSRASEVYTQIRRRGYKLDIFAYNMLLDALAKDEKVEQAYKVFSDMKLKHCEPDEYTYTIMIRMTGKIEKPEKSLALFQEMITKGCTPNLIAYNTMIESLAKNRMVDKAVFLFSKMVECNCQPNEFTYSVILEVLAAEGKLGRLDEVLEVSKKFMNKSIYAYLVRTLNKLGHASEAHRVFCNMWNFHDSGDRDAYMSMLDNLCSAGKTVEALELLSKIHEKGISTDTIMYNTLFSALGKLKQIPHIHDLYKKMMRDGPCPDIFTYNILIASFGRAGKVDEAIKIFEEMEKSCCNPDVITYNSLINCLGKNGDLVEAHMRFKEMKERGLNPDVITYSTLIECFGKTNRVEMACRFFDEMLAEGCYPNIVTYNILLDCLEKSGKTTEALDLYAKLKQQGLTPDSITYAVLERLQSGSHRTVRIRRQNPITGWVISPIR encoded by the exons ATGAGGCATCATCTAACTGGTATATGCTACTTCGTCTCCAAACGCCGATTCGCTACCAAATACGGCGGCCGAGTGGTCAGCGAAGCCCAGAATGGCCGTGCAGTCGCCGTCAAAGTTGAAGCCCCCGAAGACCTCCTCAAAGATGTAAGAGGATACACTCTCCCACGCCATTATCTCATCTGTAAAGTGTCTAGAATCCTTCAGTCTCCAGTCTCCTCTGACCCTTTCTTCGAACTCTCCGAGTATCTGAACACTTTAGACCTAACCATAACCACCTCAGAAGCCAGTGAAATCCTCAAAGCCCTCAATTCCCCTTGCAAAGCCATTGAGTTCTTCCGCTTCTGTTCTTCTTCAATCCCCGGTTTTCGCCATGATTGCTTTACCTACAATCGAGTTCTTACCATTTTGGCCAAGTCGTCTGCACCCGATTCTATCCAGCTTGTTCGTGGGATTGTCGATGAGATGGAGCAATCGGGTTTGAGGGGTAGCATTTCCACCGTCAATATCTTGATTGGGATCTTTGGGAGCAGCATTGAGTGGACTATGGAGCTCGAGAAGTGTTTgggttttgtcaagaaatggGACCTCAGGTTCAATTCTTATACTTATAAATGCCTTCTTCAAGCTTATCTAAGGTTCAATGATTCCTCCAGAGCTTCTGAGGTTTACACACAGATTAGGAGGCGTGGATATAAACTTGATATCTTTGCATATAATATGTTGTTGGATGCTCTCGCCAAAGATGAAaag GTTGAACAAGCTTACAAGGTTTTCAGTGATATGAAACTGAAGCACTGTGAACCCGATGAGTACACATACACTATTATGATTAGAATGACTGGAAAGATTGAGAAACCAGAGAAGTCTCTTGCTTTGTTTCAGGAGATGATTACGAAGGGTTGTACTCCTAACCTGATTGCTTACAATACTATGATCGAATCACTTGCTAAGAACCGGATGGTAGACAAAGCAGTATTTCTCTTCTCCAAAATGGTTGAGTGCAACTGCCAACCAAATGAATTTACATACAGTGTGATTCTAGAAGTTCTGGCAGCAGAAGGGAAGCTTGGAAGACTGGATGAGGTTTTAGAAGTATCAAAGAAATTTATGAACAAGTCAATTTATGCATATCTTGTGAGGACACTGAACAAGTTGGGCCATGCAAGTGAAGCCCACAGGGTATTTTGTAACATGTGGAATTTTCATGATAGTGGAGATAGGGATGCTTATATGTCCATGTTGGACAATCTATGCAGTGCTGGAAAAACAGTAGAGGCCCTGGAGCTACTTAGTAAGATTCATGAGAAAGGAATCAGCACTGATACCATCATGTATAACACACTATTCTCAGCTCTTGGCAAGTTAAAGCAGATACCTCACATTCATGATCTTTACAAAAAGATGATGAGAGATGGTCCTTGCCCTGACATATTCACCTACAATATTCTGATCGCTAGCTTTGGTAGAGCTGGCAAAGTTGATGAGGCCATCAAAATCTTTGAGGAAATGGAGAAGAGCTGCTGTAATCCTGATGTTATCACTTACAATTCTTTAATTAATTGTCTTGGAAAAAACGGTGACCTTGTCGAAGCTCACATGCGGTTCAAGGAGATGAAAGAGAGGGGCTTGAATCCTGATGTAATCACGTACAGCACACTCATTGAATGTTTTGGCAAGACCAACAGAGTCGAGATGGCTTGCAGGTTTTTTGATGAGATGCTTGCTGAGGGTTGCTATCCCAACATTGTGACTTATAACATTTTACTTGATTGTCTTGAGAAAAGTGGAAAGACTACTGAAGCACTGGATCTGTATGCAAAACTGAAACAGCAGGGCTTAACTCCAGACTCTATCACATATGCAGTCCTTGAGCGTTTGCAGAGTGGATCACACAGGACGGTGAGAATACGCAGGCAGAACCCTATTACAGGCTGGGTCATAAGCCCCATAAGGTGA